A stretch of DNA from Micromonospora peucetia:
CCCATGCTGTGGTGGCCGAGGCCCGTGCCCGACGGGTCGGCCGTCAGGGCGAGAGGGGCGCCGCATTCCTGGTGCACCTTGGCGAAGATCCGGCCGATGGCGGCGATCTGCTTGTCGGTCAGCCTCTCCCAGCCGGGATGGCTGGCGTGGTGCGCGCTGCCGACGCTGAACCCGGAGCACTCCACCGAGATCCAGTGCCCGTTACCGGCCTTCTGGGTCCAGGCCTTGTCCGCGGTGTCGACCATCTGCGCGATGTCACCGTCACGACTGACGATGAAGTGCGAGGAGTTTTCGGTGCTCGGGTCCCGCTGGTGGCTGATGGTGCCCTCATAGGTGCCGTCGGCGATGTGCACCACCAGGCCGCGAACCTCC
This window harbors:
- a CDS encoding N-acetylmuramoyl-L-alanine amidase, yielding MALWTDLASWRGPTANRVPGGMVEVRGLVVHIADGTYEGTISHQRDPSTENSSHFIVSRDGDIAQMVDTADKAWTQKAGNGHWISVECSGFSVGSAHHASHPGWERLTDKQIAAIGRIFAKVHQECGAPLALTADPSGTGLGHHSMGGPAWGHDKCPGPPIIAQKPDILAAAEQAVSLSGPTPAPGLVVRRAAP